The following coding sequences lie in one Thermosulfuriphilus ammonigenes genomic window:
- a CDS encoding HDOD domain-containing protein, whose protein sequence is MSYALIFLGILIFVLLFSWAKDRESKEELKEVEVDPPADPLPLWDQTLVKETVENRLRQSVKIFCLRKHRPRIVNDLSPEERERLLKGFRARALPSGASLRLSKLLKDHLADSREVSRLAATDPVLSAKLLEVANSAYCRPSGAARVTSVHRAILILGFNQVRTILFQTIFREAVMNSGELDPEEIKKLWGHSAGVSVVAGQLAMKAGLPEGQAITAGLLHDIGKFFLPPAKEDHGLSMALSPEELEIPPVVLEDKIHGNNHMIVGGLLCSFWHLPKEIVMTVAYHHLPSFSDLRGLPEGVAELVALVSIADYICHLLGFFEEEPILYELSPWVCETVGLSYPIKNLVGPEMIKELEKTQLLVSAI, encoded by the coding sequence ATGTCTTATGCCCTGATTTTTTTGGGGATTCTGATTTTTGTTCTGCTTTTCTCCTGGGCTAAAGATAGGGAGTCAAAGGAGGAGTTAAAAGAGGTAGAGGTTGACCCTCCGGCGGATCCTTTACCCCTCTGGGATCAGACCCTGGTTAAGGAGACCGTCGAGAATCGCCTGCGACAATCGGTAAAGATTTTTTGTCTCCGGAAACATCGTCCTCGAATAGTAAATGACCTTTCTCCAGAGGAAAGGGAGCGTCTTCTTAAAGGCTTTCGGGCCCGAGCTCTTCCTTCGGGGGCCTCGTTGCGGCTCTCTAAGCTTCTTAAAGACCACCTGGCTGACAGTCGAGAGGTCTCTCGTCTAGCGGCTACAGACCCTGTGCTTTCAGCCAAACTCCTCGAGGTGGCCAATTCCGCCTACTGCCGACCTTCCGGGGCGGCTCGGGTGACTTCTGTCCACCGAGCGATACTCATTCTCGGATTCAATCAGGTGCGGACCATTCTTTTTCAGACCATCTTTCGTGAGGCGGTGATGAACTCTGGAGAGCTGGACCCCGAAGAGATCAAAAAACTCTGGGGTCATTCGGCTGGGGTCTCGGTTGTAGCCGGACAGCTGGCTATGAAGGCCGGTCTGCCCGAAGGGCAGGCTATCACCGCTGGTCTCCTCCACGATATCGGTAAGTTCTTTCTCCCCCCGGCAAAGGAAGATCATGGCCTCTCCATGGCCCTTTCTCCGGAGGAGCTGGAAATTCCCCCAGTGGTCCTTGAAGACAAGATCCATGGTAATAACCACATGATCGTCGGAGGTCTGCTTTGCTCCTTTTGGCACCTGCCCAAGGAGATTGTCATGACAGTAGCCTACCATCATCTACCTTCGTTTTCGGATCTAAGAGGGCTCCCTGAGGGGGTGGCTGAACTGGTGGCCCTTGTTTCTATCGCCGACTATATCTGCCATCTCCTGGGGTTCTTTGAGGAGGAACCCATCCTCTATGAGCTTTCACCCTGGGTCTGTGAAACAGTTGGGCTTTCTTATCCTATAAAGAACCTTGTTGGACCAGAGATGATCAAGGAGCTGGAGAAAACCCAGTTACTGGTTAGTGCAATCTGA